The proteins below come from a single Oxyura jamaicensis isolate SHBP4307 breed ruddy duck chromosome 1, BPBGC_Ojam_1.0, whole genome shotgun sequence genomic window:
- the MXRA5 gene encoding matrix-remodeling-associated protein 5 isoform X3, translating into MRERAVVGALSVVLILALGLLPGALACPHPCACYVPTEVHCTFRSLAAVPARISKHVERINFGFNSIQSIYENSFAGLTKLELLMIHGNDIQNIPNGALKDLVSLQVFKISYNKLKVITGQTLHGLSSLMRLHVDHNRIEFIHPNAFNGLTSLRLVHLEGNLLQQLHPHTFSTFMVLDYFKLSTVRHLYLSENAIRTLPEEMFQGMPLLENLYLHGNPWICDCSLKWFLEWNEVSGGILKCKKDKAYEGGQLCPKCNSPKQLQKEDIQNLKDISCRKPIIQSSLRHNSSTQDEEDGDSYELPLVEFQSSPWNITLNMTDEHGNVVHLNCEIKKPTGSTKIQWNQIQTQEIDINATISLDFECPMNRENYEKLWKLIAYYSEVPVKLERELMLSKEPTISYRYKQGSDYDALYYTGVKAQIMAVPSWVMQPLISIQLNRRQSTGKKVVLSFFTVFSQTIHTKDTRQQRSWVMIEQNQSTRTAQSIMEGSECQLSCNVRASENPFIQWLLPDGTKLQAPFNQKDSRFSIHSSGQLVIKPVSYTDAGLYYCIAQVRDDMDIKAYRLLVQPPAIQIADTDIVRVEKNVGDPIVLPCSAIAIPEAQLSWILPNSQILNDLLNSSKGYMLDNGTLLIPKSHVSDSGHYRCVAVNQQGSDQFAVRVTVNKMVSDRSFKRIKLKKRPGSKSSSKTRGRIIDDGEGSGTGGADEFPRRKNRLKDREVSFKQKSDQVPEAQIKKGKKGRRKMKIWKGTDRTQDSNVAEGRRVFESRRRINMASKQINPQHWADILAKVRGKNLPRTTTATAIFVTTAFPSFMQKTTPVPHPVASPLPSETAADVVDSSADASPLGEDEPFSVTVSHSSKAFSVQPIVTGSETEPFPDYRVLETPASTYSVEIPVSGPYLTPLSATVQPQGQQHQDDKTDSSVVKENIQAVTEEPLTKETVTSFPNIQSSPFTVENADATVSSTSEENSAFAELPLDATVLAESQTVDLHSVLETSEKLNEVDQMSIDNIMLMPSQMDDIIATDSVGTTAILSSVSPFITEKSDDLIHQHTEVSTSQIKIADFSTTFPAVISMSKEEPETHRNTVTQESTSSSYAESFHGREQNLASPKPGTTFILTSTNAPHKKTEEVSAASISRLTTVATTTPPYRKTTPSLVTQHARKRPYGRRRLRPNRIRQRTKPFHPVVSITEAMPVIPRTSTVKAVTKTSSAVLERLDLKNNVKIQAKEEEHMELTPSLVTDPVVLEKTTKFRQVVTASFSRPTASPPEEKHVTLSAENVALPVTEPITVLSSYVVHNTVPTKESSTPLKPQQNKVPKYHSSDNVYEGKGLVEDSKATDGEAEQSSTATTEHRNSLISSTKSVYSESQEPIFFDSEVVVNETTAGTFQLMYPTMTDLSIPFGTVEVFKDVSVSEETWKPTVTLKTPAITEPPQQQEMLTLSSSFSTMETQTFSFIETKKSVAFETGEKTSSLDKKEAMSHGILQTAEKPPNTPTVFIPFTKLPTLPPSISSTSYSSLHYTTKGSNAFSQEGLSETKQVEAEGDRMVVSSRQNVHPTPFPSQNRISIQSKEERFKEMYSSKSNNSLLLSPNLPHPPAGMIPSLNQRLPVVPPKHVPVRGTLKPPYIVTQGSFRYFITQQPLHYTNKPEITAYAAHTIQDKKYFAFQRETTTPTQATPFHRTNTFTASKFSNQGQNRYNINSRYFGNNYVPDNRGTAGRLLNQGLPYYPSSKMPFLFNRTRIFPHFSMRPKPVVPSQLVPKDTNEKIVQVSPTRITVQKVTVIPSPPQTMTTTSPPPAVLKITPPAFLSQHTRPQIFTTVQPLKNVHYHHQKVQSLPHVEGITPHNSSIIQSSSNFRTPKERPKIISKGSQGISILAETDVLIPCDAVGEPKPSITWTKVSTGAVMTTNTRLQRFEVLKNGTFLIRNAQLQDHGQYLCTAQNLHGIDKMIIVLTVVAHQPKILLSRYRDVTVYFGETIAMECQASGTPSPHISWIFPDRKILQTVTTTESRIMLHENRTLSIKQATFSDRGVYKCVASNAAGADSIAVRLHIAALPPIIQQDKQENISLPFGSSINIHCTAKAAPSPSIRWVLFDGTQIRPSQFVNGNLFVFPNGTLYIRNVSPKDSGTYECIAANMVGAARRMIQLHVKKQASNAKITGSSPQRTDVTYGSILHLDCSASGDPWPRILWRLPSKRMIDSLHSSLETRIKVFSNGTLVVHSVTDKDAGDYLCVARNKIGDDYVVLKVNVMMKPAKIEHKNENNHKVKYGGDLKVDCVATGLPNPEISWGLPDGSMINTFMQSDDSGSRTKRYVVFNNGTLYFNDVGLREEGDYTCYAENQIGKDEMKVRVKVVAEPATIKNKTYVIINVPYGDVVTVACEAKGEPTPKVTWLSPTNRPIPALSDKYQVYRDGTLLIQKAQRSDSGNYTCVVRNSAGEDRKIVWIHVNVQPPRINGHLNAITSVRETAIRDSRKLIDCKAEGIPAPRVLWAFPEGVILPAPYYGNRITVHRNGTLDIRGVRQTDAVQLICIGRNEGGEARLIVQLLITDHLEKPSFRDPVNERITAIAGHSINLNCSVQGNPEPSTSWILPNGTEVLSGSRLHRFYHKRDGILHISGLSPGDAGTYRCTARNPGGYVERVVFLKVGLRPEISNQYNNLVSIINGETLQLHCITQPNQRAQISWTLPSGMVLDAPQAVGRFSLLENGSLTVREASVFDRGTYLCKVSTEYGTSVMNVPVIVIAYPPRITSEPAPVIYARPGNSVKLNCMAIGIPKAEITWELPDKSHLTTGAQSRLYGNKFLHPQGSLVIQQSSQRDAGFYKCTAKNILGSDSKTTYIHIF; encoded by the exons ATGCGGGAGAGGGCTGTGGTGGGGGCACTCTCCGTGGTGCTGATCCTGGCACTGGGGCTCCTGCCGGGCGCCCTGGCCTGCCCCCACCCCTGTGCCTGCTACGTCCCCACCGAAGTCCACTGCACGTTTCGGTCCTTAGCAGCTGTGCCAGCAAGGATTTCTAAACATGTGGAAAGGATCAATTTTGG GTTTAACAGTATACAGTCTATATATGAAAACTCCTTTGCAGGACTCACAAAACTGGAATTGCTTATGATACATGGAAATGACATTCAGAATATACCTAATGGTGCTTTGAAAGATCTTGTGTCTCTACAG gttttcaaAATTAGTTACAATAAATTGAAAGTCATAACTGGCCAAACCCTCCATGGACTTTCAAGTTTAATGAGACTGCACGTGGACCACAACAGAATCGAGTTTATTCATCCAAATGCTTTTAATGGATTAACTTCTCTGAGACTGGTCCACTTGGAGGGAAATTTGCTCCAGCAGCTTCACCCACACACCTTTTCAACATTTATGGTCCTTGATTATTTCAAACTGTCAACAGTAAGACATCTCTACCTATCTGAAAATGCTATTAGGACCTTGCCTGAGGAGATGTTTCAGGGTATGCCACTACTAGAGAATCTTTACCTTCATGGGAATCCATGGATTTGTGACTGCAGCTTAAAGTGGTTCCTTGAATGGAATGAAGTTTCTGGAG GTATTCTAAAATGCAAAAAGGACAAAGCCTATGAAGGGGGACAGCTCTGCCCTAAGTGCAACAGCCCAAAACAACTGCAGAAAGAAGATATCCAAAACTTGAAAGATATTTCCTGTAGGAAACCTATCATTCAGTCCTCATTAAGGCACAATAGCAGCACTCAGGATGAAGAAGATGGTGACAGTTATGAACTCCCTCTGGTAGAGTTCCAGTCCTCTCCATGGAACATTACATTAAATATGACTGATGAGCATGGCAATGTAGTGCATCTGAACTGTGAAATAAAGAAACCAACAGGCTCTACCAAAATTCAGTGGAATCAAATCCAGACTCAGGAGATTGATATAAATGCTACAATTTCACTGGATTTTGAATGTCCAATGAATCGAGAGAACTACGAAAAATTGTGGAAGCTTATTGCTTATTATAGTGAAGTGCCTGTCAAATTAGAGAGGGAACTTATGCTCAGCAAAGAGCCTACAATAAGCTATCGGTACAAGCAAGGCTCGGATTATGATGCTCTTTATTACACGGGTGTAAAAGCTCAAATAATGGCTGTGCCTTCCTGGGTGATGCAACCTCTTATAAGTATCCAGTTAAACAGGCGCCAAAGTACAGGGAAAAAAGTGGTGCTGtcttttttcactgtattttctcagACAATTCATACCAAAGATACCAGGCAGCAGAGAAGCTGGGTAATGATAGAGCAAAATCAGAGCACAAGGACAGCACAGAGCATCATGGAAGGGTCAGAGTGTCAGCTGAGCTGCAATGTGAGAGCTTCTGAGAACCCTTTCATTCAGTGGCTCCTTCCAGATGGGACTAAACTGCAAGCACCGTTTAACCAGAAAGACAGTAGGTTTTCTATTCATAGTAGTGGTCAGCTAGTAATCAAACCTGTGAGTTACACTGATGCTGGTTTGTACTATTGCATTGCCCAAGTGAGAGATGATATGGACATTAAGGCTTACAGACTTCTTGTGCAGCCTCCAGCTATTCAGATAGCTGATACAGATATAGTGAGggttgaaaaaaatgttggagaTCCAATAGTTCTGCCTTGCAGTGCAATTGCCATCCCGGAGGCACAGTTGAGCTGGATTCTTCCAAACAGCCAGATACTCAATGATTTACTGAACTCTTCAAAAGGATATATGTTGGACAATGGTACTTTGCTTATTCCAAAAAGCCACGTCAGTGACAGTGGCCATTATAGATGTGTGGCTGTCAATCAGCAGGGATCAGATCAGTTTGCTGTAAGGgttacagtaaataaaatggTGTCTGACAGGTCATTTAAAAggataaaactgaaaaagcgCCCAGGCTCAAAAAGTTCATCAAAAACAAGAGGGCGGATCATCGATGATGGAGAGGGATCAGGGACAGGAGGGGCGGATGAGTTCCCACGCAGAAAGAACCGCCTGAAGGACCGGGAAGTatcctttaaacaaaaaagtgacCAGGTGCCAGAGGCtcaaattaaaaagggaaagaaaggcagaagaaaaatgaaaatttggaaaGGTACTGATAGAACCCAAGATAGCAATGTTGCAGAAGGCCGGAGAGTGTTTGAATCTCGAAGGAGAATTAATATGGCAAGCAAACAGATTAATCCACAGCATTGGGCTGACATTTTGGCAAAAGTCCGTGGGAAGAATCTTCCTAGAACAACTACAGCTACAGCCATTTTTGTAACAACGGCATTTCCATCATTCATGCAGAAAACTACTCCTGTCCCTCATCCGGTAGCCAGCCCTCTGCCTTCAGAGACAGCAGCTGATGTGGTAGATTCTTCTGCTGATGCATCACCACTGGGTGAAGATGAGCCATTCTCAGTCACTGTTTCTCACAGCAGTAAGGCATTTTCAGTCCAGCCCATAGTAACAGGGTCAGAAACTGAACCTTTCCCTGACTACAGGGTTTTAGAAACACCTGCAAGTACGTACTCTGTAGAGATCCCTGTATCAGGTCCATATTTGACTCCTCTCTCTGCAACTGTACAACcccaaggccagcagcatcaggATGACAAGACTGATTCTTCTGtagtcaaagaaaatattcaggcTGTCACTGAAGAACCTCTAACCAAAGAAACAGTAACTAGCTTTCCTAATATTCAGAGCAGTCCATTCACAGTGGAAAATGCAGATGCAACTGTATCTTCTACATCAGaggaaaattctgcttttgctgaGCTACCACTTGATGCTACTGTCCTAGCTGAATCTCAGACTGTAGATCTTCATAGCGTGTTGGAGACAAGTGAGAAGTTAAATGAAGTGGATCAAATGAGCATTGATAACATAATGTTAATGCCTTCTCAGATGGATGATATCATCGCAACAGATTCTGTAGGCACTACTGCCATTTTGTCATCTGTTTCTccatttattacagaaaaaagcGATGACTTGATACATCAGCACACAGAAGTATCCACAAGTCAGATAAAAATAGCAGACTTCAGTACAACTTTTCCAGCTGTCATATCCATGAGCAAGGAAGAACCAGAGACCCACAGGAATACAGTGACTCAAGAAAGCACATCCAGCAGTTATGCAGAGAGTTTTCATGGAAGAGAACAGAACCTGGCTTCTCCAAAACCAGGCACCACATTCATTTTGACAAGCACTAATGCTCCtcataaaaaaacagaagaggtaTCTGCTGCATCCATCAGCAGACTGACCACTGTGGCCACAACAACACCACCCTATAGAAAGACCACACCTTCACTTGTTACTCAACATGCTAGGAAAAGGCCTTATGGGAGAAGGAGATTGAGGCCAAATAGAATCCGTCAAAGAACAAAGCCTTTCCACCCTGTTGTTTCAATCACAGAGGCAATGCCTGTCATTCCAAGAACATCTACAGTTAAAGCTGTGACCAAAACTTCCTCTGCAGTTCTGGAACGCCTtgatcttaaaaataatgtcaaaatACAGGCTAAGGAAGAGGAGCATATGGAATTAACTCCTTCATTAGTTACCGATCCAGTTGTACTAGAGAAAACGACCAAATTCAGACAGGTGGTCACAGCTTCTTTCTCTAGGCCTACTGCTTCTCcacctgaagaaaaacatgtgACTCTCTCTGCTGAAAACGTGGCACTTCCAGTGACTGAACCTATCACAGTTTTATCATCATACGTTGTACATAACACAGTTCCCACAAAAGAGTCAAGTACCCCTCTGAAaccacagcaaaataaagtgCCAAAATACCACTCATCAGACAATGTATATGAAGGGAAGGGCCTTGTAGAAGATTCTAAAGCTACAGATGGTGAGGCAGAACAATCAAGTACAGCTACCACTGAGCATAGGAACAGCTTGATATCATCTACAAAATCTGTTTACTCAGAATCTCAAGAGCCCATCTTTTTTGACTCAGAAGTTGTGGTTAATGAAACCACTGCTGGAACATTCCAGCTGATGTATCCCACTATGACAGATTTAAGTATTCCTTTTGGAACAGTGGAAGTTTTTAAGGATGTCTCAGTTTCAGAGGAGACATGGAAGCCCacagtaactttaaaaacaCCAGCAATAACTGAGCCACCTCAGCAGCAAGAAATGCTGACTTTGTCCTCCTCTTTCAGCACAATGGAAACTcaaactttttcatttatagaaacaaagaaatctgTTGCTTTtgagactggggaaaaaacatcttccttgGACAAAAAGGAAGCTATGTCACATGGCATTTTGCAGACAGCTGAAAAGCCTCCAAATACACCCACTGTCTTTATTCCATTTACAAAACTTCCTACTCTTCCACCATCTATTTCAAGCACTTCATATTCTTCTCTTCATTATACCACCAAGGGCAGTAATGCCTTCAGTCAAGAAGGGttgtcagaaacaaaacaagttgaAGCAGAAGGTGACAGAATGGTAGTGAGCTCAAGACAGAATGTACACCCTACTCCTTTCCCTAGCCAAAATAGGATTAGCATACAGTCTAAAGAGGAGCGATTCAAAGAGATGTACAGTAGCAAGTCAAACAACAGTTTATTGCTAAGTCCAAACCTTCCCCATCCGCCTGCTGGAATGATACCAAGCCTAAACCAAAGACTGCCTGTTGTGCCTCCAAAGCATGTTCCAGTAAGAGGCACACTGAAGCCTCCGTATATTGTAACACAAGGCTCGTTTCGTTATTTTATAACACAACAGCCTCTTCACTACACAAACAAACCAGAGATAACAGCATATGCAGCGCATACTATCcaggacaaaaaatattttgcctttcagaGAGAGACAACTACCCCAACACAAGCCACTCCATTTCACAGAACAAATACATTCACTGCAAGCAAGTTTAGTAATCAGGGTCAGAACAGATACAATATTAATTCAAGATATTTTGGCAATAACTATGTTCCAGATAATAGAGGCACAGCAGGGAGACTACTAAATCAAGGGTTGCCCTATTATCCCAGTTCCAAAATGCCATTCCTTTTCAACAGAACAAGGATATTCCCTCACTTCAGTATGCGTCCTAAACCTGTGGTCCCTAGTCAGCTAGTCCCCAAAGACACAAATGAGAAGATTGTCCAAGTCTCCCCTACAAGGATTACAGTGCAGAAAGTTACAGTTATTCCAAGTCCTCCGCAGACCATGACCACAAcatcaccaccaccagcagTTTTGAAGATTACCCCTCCAGCCTTTCTCTCTCAGCATACAAGACCCCAGATATTCACTACAGTTCAGCCTCTTAAAAATGTCCACTATCATCATCAAAAAGTTCAGTCTCTGCCTCATGTGGAAGGCATTACACCACATAATTCATCTATAATTCAATCTTCCAGCAATTTCAGGACACCCAAAGAAAGACCTAAAATTATCTCAAAGGGGTCTCAAGGCATATCTATCCTTGCTGAAACAGATGTTCTTATCCCTTGTGATGCAGTAGGGGAACCCAAGCCTTCTATTACTTGGACAAAAGTATCTACAg GAGCTGTAATGACAACCAACACCAGGTTACAAAGGTTTGAAGTCTTGAAAAATGGTACCTTCCTTATCCGAAATGCACAGCTTCAGGATCATGGACAGTATTTGTGCACCGCTCAGAACCTACATGGCATAGATAAAATGATTATTGTGCTCACAGTTGTAGCCCACCAGCCCAAAATTTTACTTTCCCGCTATCGAGATGTCACAGTCTATTTTGGAGAGACCATAGCAATGGAATGTCAGGCAAGCGGGACTCCAAGCCCACATATTTCATGGATTTTCCCAGACAGGAAAATTTTGCAGACAGTCACCACCACAGAAAGCAGGATTATGCTTCATGAAAATCGAACCTTGTCTATCAAGCAAGCGACTTTTTCAGACCGAGGAGTATACAAATGCGTAGCTAGCAATGCTGCAGGAGCCGACAGCATTGCAGTGAGGCTCCACATTGCAGCCTTACCCCCCATCATCCAGCAAGATAAGCAAGAGAACATTTCCTTGCCCTTTGGTAGTAGTATTAACATCCACTGCACTGCCAAAGCAGCACCTTCTCCGAGCATCCGTTGGGTGCTCTTTGATGGCACACAAATTCGACCTTCCCAGTTTGTCAATgggaatttgtttgtttttcccaatgGAACTCTTTATATTCGCAACGTGTCCCCCAAGGACAGTGGGACCTATGAGTGCATTGCCGCTAACATGGTGGGAGCTGCCAGGAGAATGATTCAACTGCATGTGAAGAAGCAAGCTTCTAATGCTAAGATTACCGGGAGCTCTCCTCAGAGGACAGATGTAACATATGGCAGCATTCTGCATTTGGACTGCAGTGCTTCTGGTGACCCCTGGCCTCGGATATTATGGAGATTACCTTCCAAAAGGATGATCGATTCCCTACACAG TAGCTTGGAGACAAGAATCAAAGTGTTCAGCAATGGAACTTTGGTTGTCCATTCAGTTACAGATAAAGATGCAGGAGACTATTTGTGTGTGGCCCGCAACAAGATTGGGGATGACTATGTGGTCCTCAAAGTGAATGTGATGATGAAACCAGCAAAAATAGAACATAAGAATGAGAATAACCACAAGGTCAAGTATGGAGGGGACCTGAAAGTTGACTGTGTAGCTACTGGGCTACCAAATCCTGAGATCTCCTGGGGTCTCCCAGATGGCAGCATGATCAATACCTTCATGCAGTCAGATGACAGTGGCAGCCGGACAAAGAGATATGTGGTCTTTAATAATGGAACCCTGTATTTCAATGATGTTGGACTGAGAGAGGAGGGGGATTACACCTGCTATGCTGAAAACCAGATTGGGAAAGATGAGATGAAAGTGCGGGTCAAAGTGGTGGCTGAGCCTGCAACTATCAAGAACAAAACTTATGTCATTATTAATGTACCCTATGGTGATGTTGTCACAGTAGCATGTGAAGCCAAAGGAGAACCTACTCCCAAAGTGACTTGGCTTTCCCCAACCAACAGGCCCATTCCTGCCCTATCTGACAAATACCAGGTGTATCGGGATGGCACCCTCCTCATCCAAAAGGCCCAAAGATCTGACAGTGGTAACTATACTTGCGTAGTGCGGAACAGTGCTGGAGAAGATCGGAAAATAGTTTGGATCCATGTAAATGTTCAGCCTCCCAGGATCAATGGGCATCTCAATGCAATAACATCTGTGAGGGAGACAGCCATCAGGGACAGCCGGAAGCTTATTGACTGCAAAGCTGAAGGTATCCCAGCTCCACGGGTCCTATGGGCTTTTCCAGAGGGAGTAATCCTGCCAGCTCCCTACTATGGAAACAGGATCACCGTGCATCGGAATGGTACTTTGGACATCAGAGGGGTGAGGCAGACAGATGCGGTGCAGCTCATATGCATTGGGCGGAATGAAGGAGGGGAAGCGAGATTGATTGTGCAACTCCTCATCACAGACCATTTGGAGAAACCCTCCTTCAGGGACCCTGTCAATGAAAGGATCACTGCCATTGCTGGGCACAGCATCAATCTGAACTGCTCAGTCCAGGGGAACCCCGAGCCCAGCACAAGCTGGATCCTTCCCAATGGCACTGAAGTGCTGAGTGGCAGCCGTCTGCACAGATTTTACCATAAGAGGGATGGGATCTTACATATCAGTGGTCTCTCTCCAGGGGATGCTGGGACATACCGCTGTACAGCCAGAAACCCAGGAGGTTATGTGGAACGGGTAGTCTTCTTGAAGGTGGGACTCAGGCCGGAAATCAGCAACCAGTACAACAACCTGGTGAGCATCATCAATGGAGAAACTCTGCAGCTCCATTGCATCACACAGCCAAATCAAAGGGCACAGATCTCCTGGACACTGCCCAGTGGGATGGTCCTGGATGCCCCCCAGGCTGTGGGTCGCTTCTCCCTCCTGGAGAATGGCTCTCTGACAGTTCGTGAGGCTTCTGTATTTGACAGGGGCACTTACCTGTGTAAGGTGTCCACAGAGTATGGCACTTCTGTTATGAATGTACCTGTCATTGTGATAGCTTATCCTCCCCGGATCACGAGTGAGCCAGCACCTGTCATCTATGCCAGGCCTGGGAATTCAGTAAAACTGAACTGTATGGCCATTGGGATTCCTAAAGCAGAAATAACTTGGGAGCTTCCAGACAAATCTCATCTGACAACAGGAGCTCAATCCCGTCTGTATGGAAACAAATTTCTTCACCCTCAGGGGTCATTAGTCATCCAGCAGTCTTCTCAAAGGGATGCAGGCTTCTATAAATGCACTGCTAAAAATATACTCGGCAGTGATTCGAAAACAACTTACATACACATATTCTAA